The genomic window AAAAGCAGAAAGCTTACCACTGGCGGATTATTACTCCGGCCAACAACCAGGCAATCTGGCCGCTTCAGTGGTGGATTATTGCTCCGGCGGTCTCACCAGTATGGCGGCGCTGGATGAAGGACGCTGTGCTGTCTGGCGCATTGGGCATCAATGATTTTGCGGCCATGCCAGGAAGATACCTTCCTGCAAAATGGATACCGCCAAAATGGGATTGGGTCGATCCTCTTAAAGATCGCAAGGCAGAAATTGAAGCCATCAATGCCGGGCTTAAATCCCGCTCTGACGTCATCGAAAGTGAAGGCTTTGATGCCGAAGAAGTGGACCGCCGAATTGCGGCGGACCGGGTGCGAGAAGAAGCCCTTGGTCTGAAATTTGAGAAAGACGCTAAGCCTTCTTCCATGGTTGAGGAAGATCAGCCTAACGCGCCTTCAAAAGCATCTGCTGCTTAAAAGGAATTCACATGAAAACATGGTTTACAGCGCGCGCCAGCGATGGCGTCGCGGAGCTCACTATCTATGACGAAATCGGCTCCTACGGGGTGCCAGCCAAGACCTTTATCGATGAGATGAAATCCTTAGGTGATATCTCCGAGCTAACACTTCGGATTAACAGTCCGGGCGGATCTGTCTTTGACGGCATCGCCATCTATAACGCGCTTAAAAGGCATCCTGCGAAGGTCATCGTCACCGTTGAAGGTTTGGCCGCTTCCATAGCCTCGGTCATCCTGTGTGCTGGTGATGAAGTCGTCATGCCCAAGAATGCGTTAATCATGATCCATGACCTGCGAAAAAACGAGTTTGCCGGCATACATGGTTCTCTCCCTCGGTAATTCGAAGGGGGAGCATGTTGGAGTTGGTTTTGCAGTTCAAGTCGATGACACCCATAAAATGGCTATTTCCATTTTAGAACAAGAGGTTGTAGACTCATGATTGGGTTTTACGGGACAGTAGTGAAGTTATATGAAAGATTTATTCCTACGTCTGATATCCATGCCGGTGATCTTCTCGGAACTGATCCTGGCGTCGGTGTTTGTCAACAACCTGGCCCTGGCCGGTCCGCTTTTCGTCATGCAGGTTTTGAACCGCTATGTCGCCCAGGGCATCGACGCCACCCTGTTAACCCTGGTTTCCGGTGTCCTGATCGCCATTTCCCTGGAATTTTCCCTCAGGCAGGCCCGCTTACGGCTGGCTCGCGGAGTTAATGTCGCGCCGGATGAATTGGCGGCCATTAAAAGCTTCGGCATTTTGACCCGAGCCAGAGTCCAGGAACTTGAACAAGTGCCGGCGGAAACCAGGCGGCAAATGGTGAACGGTGTCGCGGCCGTGGAATCGGCTTTTAACGCCAACAACATCACCACCGTTCTGGACGTCCCGTTTTCACTGATTTTTATTTTTGTTATTTATCTTATGGCACCGGCTATCGCACTCGTCGTCGCCTGTTTCATGGTCGTCGTATTCTGTGTCGGATTGTTCTCCAACATGGCGGCAAAAGATAAGATAGCCCAATTGCAGAAGGCTTCAGGTGAGGGCAGTGCCCTGTTGGGGACGATCACGCGCGAAAGCGACACGTTACGCGCCTTTAACGCCGGCGATTATTTACGCACGGCCTGGTCGAAACACACCTTCTTTATCCAGAAGCTACGACGCGACATCACCTCCAAACAGGCTTTGGTGCAGACAGTCACCCAGACCGCCACGGGCCTGTTGAGCGTCGCGGTAATCGGCATCGGTGCCACCATGGTCGTGCATGGTGACCTGGATGTTGGCACCATGATGAGTGCCAACATCCTGTCGGTGCGTGCCCTGCAACCCATATCCAAATTCTCTCAGTTGGCGACCACTTTTGCCAAGGCCCGCCAGGCGCTCGATATGATTCTGAAATTTGACACCCTGCCCGAGGAACCCGATAGCGGTGCCCAGATGGCTCAATACAGGGGTGGTGTTGAATTCCGCGATCTTGCGTTCGGCTTCTCCGAGGATGCGACACCGTTGTTCGAATCCTTAAACCTGAACCTGACACCGGGATCGGTCTTAGTCGTAACCGGATCAAACGGAAGCGGCAAAACCACGATAGCCCGACTGTTATCCGGGCTACTGGGGTCAAGCCGTGGACAAATTCTTGTCGATGGCCTGGACATACAACAAGTTTCAACACAATGGTGGCGCAGGCAAATTATTTATTTGCCACAGGAACCGGCCTTGATTAACGCCTCCATCGGGGAAAATCTGCTTATTAACAACCCCGACCTGGAACCGGCGCAACTTGATCAGATTATCGAAGCGGCCAATTTGAGAAAATTTCTTGATGAAAGCAAGGACGGGCTGGATACGGTGATCGTTGATAACGGCTGGCGTTTATCAGAGGGTATTCGCCGCCGTATTGCCTTGGCCAGAGCCCTCGCCACCGATGGCAAACTGGTCATTATCGACGAACCGACCGAAAGCTTTGATGCAGAGGGCTGCGCTGCCGTTCGCACGGTGTTGGGACAACTGGTTAAGCAGGGCTGTACCGTGATCATCATGTCTCATGACACAAGCATCGTGAAGGGTTCTCATATCGTCCTGGATCTCAACGAAAAACCGACACCGAAGATTACCCAAATTGCAGGTAAAAATTCCCATGACGCACAGGTTTTGCCGCAAACAGGAAGACAGGGAAATGACTCAAGCGCCACCTGAACCAACACCACAACCAGAGACAATAGGCTACGCGGCGCATTTGGTTTTTATTCTATGCGGCCTGATCATCGTCGCCTTTGGATTTTGGTCCACGTTTAGCACGATTGACATCGTCAGCATGGCAACCGGCGAAGTCGTGCCGTCGTCTCAGGTAAAATCGGTACAGCATCTGGAAGGCGGAATTATTCGCAAAATTCTGATCAATGAAGGTGACGAGGTAAAGCTCGACCAACCCCTTGTGGTTCTGGAGCCGACGGCCAATAACGCCGACGTTGGTGAACTACAGGTTCGCCTGACATCCCTTCG from Rhodospirillaceae bacterium includes these protein-coding regions:
- a CDS encoding ATP-binding cassette domain-containing protein encodes the protein MKDLFLRLISMPVIFSELILASVFVNNLALAGPLFVMQVLNRYVAQGIDATLLTLVSGVLIAISLEFSLRQARLRLARGVNVAPDELAAIKSFGILTRARVQELEQVPAETRRQMVNGVAAVESAFNANNITTVLDVPFSLIFIFVIYLMAPAIALVVACFMVVVFCVGLFSNMAAKDKIAQLQKASGEGSALLGTITRESDTLRAFNAGDYLRTAWSKHTFFIQKLRRDITSKQALVQTVTQTATGLLSVAVIGIGATMVVHGDLDVGTMMSANILSVRALQPISKFSQLATTFAKARQALDMILKFDTLPEEPDSGAQMAQYRGGVEFRDLAFGFSEDATPLFESLNLNLTPGSVLVVTGSNGSGKTTIARLLSGLLGSSRGQILVDGLDIQQVSTQWWRRQIIYLPQEPALINASIGENLLINNPDLEPAQLDQIIEAANLRKFLDESKDGLDTVIVDNGWRLSEGIRRRIALARALATDGKLVIIDEPTESFDAEGCAAVRTVLGQLVKQGCTVIIMSHDTSIVKGSHIVLDLNEKPTPKITQIAGKNSHDAQVLPQTGRQGNDSSAT
- a CDS encoding Clp protease ClpP, which translates into the protein MKTWFTARASDGVAELTIYDEIGSYGVPAKTFIDEMKSLGDISELTLRINSPGGSVFDGIAIYNALKRHPAKVIVTVEGLAASIASVILCAGDEVVMPKNALIMIHDLRKNEFAGIHGSLPR